In Podarcis muralis chromosome 14, rPodMur119.hap1.1, whole genome shotgun sequence, one genomic interval encodes:
- the ANKRD61 gene encoding ankyrin repeat domain-containing protein 61 yields MEELYGILPPIISLPKYRTARCPLNMHQRIAQCNEENYPHIKPEEDFQVNSDAIIYHGHSLLHLAVANRYHQTLIHLLKKGANINDRDRLGQTALHLASEILDQQAITMLLLCGANANLATPDTKETPLHFAVWSSACKAGIVLAAGDKCVKLLLCNGADVHMKDWEGQEVIHSACRSGRRDIINLLLDNDADVNALTQEEESALFLFLEKETNLRQGDVLKRLLSLSYPLKLTNREGRLPKALSHPCCGLLKDMLLRVSSEVLSLEDICKFNIRKVYRGNMKFWLKGVIPTSLWHSIYINQEFSYASKINYF; encoded by the coding sequence ATGGAAGAATTGTATGGAATTTTACCACCTATTATATCACTTCCCAAATACAGAACTGCCCGATGCCCCTTGAACATGCATCAGAGAATTGCACAGTGCAATGAAGAAAACTACCCTCACATCAAACCAGAGGAAGACTTCCAGGTGAATTCTGATGCAATCATTTACCATGGTCATAGCCTTCTACATTTAGCTGTAGCCAACAGGTATCATCAAACTCTAATACACCTGCTGAAGAAAGGAGCCAATATAAATGACAGGGATAGGTTAGGCCAAACTGCTCTTCACCTAGCTTCTGAAATCCTCGACCAGCAGGCAATTACCATGTTACTCCTCTGCGGAGCGAATGCCAATCTCGCAACTCCAGATACCAAAGAAACTCCTCTCCACTTTGCTGTCTGGTCTTCAGCCTGCAAGGCTGGCATAGTCTTAGCAGCAGGTGATAAGTGTGTTAAGCTACTGCTGTGCAATGGAGCAGATGTACACATGAAAGACTGGGAAGGGCAAGAAGTTATTCACAGCGCTTGCCGAAGTGGCAGAAGAGATATAATAAACCTCTTGCTTGATAATGACGCAGATGTTAACGCTTTAACGCAGGAGGAGGAGTCTGCACTTTTTCTATTTCTTGAAAAAGAGACCAATCTAAGGCAGGGAGACGTACTGAAGAGATTGCTAAGCTTATCATATCCTTTGAAATTAACAAACAGGGAAGGTCGTTTACCCAAAGCACTCAGCCATCCATGCTGTGGACTGCTGAAAGATATGCTCCTGAGAGTGTCTTCAGAGGTCTTGTCTTTGGAGGATATTTGCAAATTCAACATCAGGAAGGTATATCGAGGTAACATGAAATTCTGGCTAAAAGGAGTGATTCCAACCAGCTTGTGGCATTCCATATACATCAATCAAGAGTTCTCCTATGcttcaaaaataaattatttttga